Proteins found in one Homalodisca vitripennis isolate AUS2020 chromosome 4, UT_GWSS_2.1, whole genome shotgun sequence genomic segment:
- the LOC124360404 gene encoding alpha-1,3/1,6-mannosyltransferase ALG2-like yields the protein MPKNILFLHPDLGIGGAERLVVDAALALIAKGHVVNFVTTHHDLSHCFEETKNGSFPVTVVGDWIPRNIFGKFYALCAYLKMIYAAFYIICFSSIQPDLIFCDIVSACIPVFWLSRCRVIYYCHFPDQLLSKPGSKLKSLYRAPLNWLEEITTASADIILVNSEFTRNVFKDTFKSIQKTPAILYPSINTDFFKRDCSSSLKDILGGDFEPDRFIFLSINRYERKKNILLAITALSLLKTKLSEKDWDRVYLIIAGGYDSRVIENLEYYEELKEKSIKYEVQNKVYFLKSPSDDDKLYLLQQCDCLLYTPSNEHFGIVPLEAMYSQKAVIAVNNGGPVETVVDGETGFLCEASEESFSSAMAVCVKDINVTRSLGMAGRKRFEEKFSFAAFQNNLNEIVENITPLE from the coding sequence ATgcctaaaaacattttattccttcACCCTGATCTTGGAATTGGAGGGGCTGAAAGACTAGTAGTTGATGCTGCTTTGGCACTTATTGCAAAAGGGcatgttgttaattttgtgacaacaCACCATGATTTGTCTCATTGTTTTGAAGAAACTAAGAACGGCTCATTTCCAGTAACTGTTGTGGGAGACTGGATTCCAAGgaatatttttggtaaattttatgCATTATGTGCATACCTCAAAATGATTTATGCtgcattttacattatttgttttagcTCAATTCAACCTGATCTTATTTTTTGTGATATTGTATCAGCATGCATTCCAGTCTTTTGGCTGTCTAGATGCCGTGTGATTTATTATTGTCATTTTCCTGATCAGTTATTAAGTAAGCCAGGTTCCAAGTTGAAAAGTTTGTATAGAGCACCTTTGAATTGGCTAGAAGAAATAACTACTGCTTCTGctgatataattttagttaatagtGAATTTACACGTAATGTTTTTAAAGACACGTTCAAAAGTATACAGAAAACGCCAGCAATTTTGTATCCTTCAATTAACACTGATTTCTTTAAACGTGATTGTAGTAGTTCCTTGAAAGATATCCTAGGAGGTGATTTTGAGCCTGACAGATTCATCTTTCTCTCAATAAACCGCTacgaaagaaagaaaaacatcttGTTGGCGATAACAGCTTTGAGTTTGTTAAAAACCAAACTGAGTGAAAAAGACTGGGACCGTGTGTATCTTATTATAGCTGGAGGGTATGACAGCAGAGTAATTGAAAACTTGGAGTACTATGAAGAACTTAAAGAAAAGTCTATTAAATATGAAGTACagaacaaagtttattttttaaagtctcCTTCAGATGATGACAAACTATATTTGCTCCAACAGTGTGATTGCTTGTTATATACTCCATCAAATGAGCATTTTGGAATTGTTCCTCTTGAGGCTATGTATTCACAGAAAGCTGTAATAGCAGTAAATAATGGAGGTCCCGTTGAAACTGTTGTGGAtggtgaaacaggatttttatgtGAAGCAAGTGAAGAAAGTTTTTCATCTGCCATGGCTGTGTGTGTAAAAGACATTAATGTCACACGAAGTTTGGGAATGGCTGGAAGGAAACGATTTGAAGAAAAATTCTCATTTGCagcttttcaaaataatttaaatgagatAGTAGAAAACATTACACCATTAGAATAA